In a genomic window of Oreochromis aureus strain Israel breed Guangdong linkage group 13, ZZ_aureus, whole genome shotgun sequence:
- the aifm2 gene encoding apoptosis-inducing factor 2, giving the protein MGGQVSTEGVHVVVAGGGFGGIAAAQDLKYRGFSFTLIDMRDAFHHNVGALRAAVQPGFAQKTFIPYAETFGESFVQGRVELVDTDRQLVILEGGREIQYSHLILCTGTDGPFPGKFNTVAAHQEAVQKYEDFIREVQAADSVLVVGGGSTGVEMAAEIKTEYPDKKVVLIHSKLGLADPELLPSIRREAKQVLLEKGVELVLGQKVSNLSELPLNTMTKNTEVITDHGETLVTDLIICCTGLRVNSAAYSATFNESMAENGALKVNDQLQVDGFSNVFAVGDCTNVNEPKTAYNAGLHAAVAVANIANSVSGKELTSYQTGDVTMLLAMGHDDGVGQYSGFRLPRWLVAWGKSRDVLVWKSWKDMKQKQP; this is encoded by the exons ATGGGGGGTCAGGTGTCAACCGAGGGTGTCCACGTGGTGGTGGCGGGCGGAGGATTTGGCGGCATCGCCGCAGCTCAAGACCTGAAGTATCGAGGATTCAGCTTCACTCTGATCGACATGAGAGACGCTTTCCATCACAACGTGGGCGCTCTGCGAGCCGCCGTACAGCCTG GCTTTGCTCAGAAGACCTTCATCCCGTACGCCGAGACGTTTGGCGAGAGCTTCGTTCAGGGTCGGGTGGAGCTCGTCGACACAGACAGGCAGCTGGTGAtcctggagggagggagg GAGATCCAGTACTCCCACCTCATCCTGTGCACCGGCACCGACGGGCCGTTCCCCGGGAAGTTCAACACGGTGGCGGCGCATCAGGAGGCAGTCCAGAAGTACGAGGACTTCATCAGAGAG gttcaggctgctgactCGGTGTTGGTGGTCGGCGGAGGATCGACCGGTGTGGAGATGGCTGCAGAGATAAAGACCGAGTATCCTGATAAAAAG GTGGTTCTGATCCACTCCAAACTCGGGCTGGCTGACCCGGAGCTGCTGCCCAGCATCAGACGCGAGGCCAAACAGGTTCTCCTGGAGAAGGGGGTGGAGCTTGTGCTGG GACAGAAAGTGAGCAACTTGTCGGAGCTGCCGCTGAACACGATGACGAAGAACACGGAGGTGATCACGGACCACGGCGAAACGCTGGTCACGGATCTGATCATCTGCTGCACCGGGCTCAGGGTCAACTCTGCAGCCTACAGCGCCACCTTCA ATGAGAGTATGGCTGAAAACGGGGCCTTGAAGGTCAACGACCAATTGCAGGTCGACGGTTTCTCCAACGTCTTTGCCGTGGGTGACTGCACCAATGTCAACGAGCCTAAGACGGCGTACAACGCCGGCCTCCACGCCGCTGTCGCCGTGGCCAACATCGCCAACAGCGTGAGCGGGAAGGAGCTGACGTCCTATCAAACAG GTGACGTCACCATGCTGCTGGCGATGGGCCATGACGACGGCGTGGGTCAGTACAGCGGGTTCAGGCTGCCCCGCTGGCTCGTCGCCTGGGGAAAAAGTCGAGATGTCCTGGTGTGGAAGAGCTGGAAGGACATGAAGCAGAAACAGCCCTGA